A genomic segment from Alistipes senegalensis JC50 encodes:
- the fabD gene encoding ACP S-malonyltransferase, with protein sequence MKHAYVFPGQGAQAVGMGKDLYDNVPAAKELFEKANEILGFRITDIMFAGTDEELKQTKVTQPAVFLHSVIMAKALGVKPDAVAGHSLGEFSALVVAGALSFEDGLKLVSKRAMAMQAACEAQPGTMAAILGLEDSAVEEICASVDGVVVAANYNCPGQLVISGAVEAVEAACEKAKAAGARRALRLPVGGAFHSPLMEPAKQELEKAISEAPFQTPVCPIYQNVDAKPYTDPAAIKANLIAQLTAPVRWTYIVKNMLADGVTEFTELGPGTVLQGLIRKVDANAAVESKSTL encoded by the coding sequence ATGAAACACGCATACGTATTTCCGGGTCAGGGCGCTCAGGCCGTCGGCATGGGCAAAGACCTCTACGACAACGTTCCGGCCGCGAAAGAGCTCTTCGAGAAGGCCAACGAAATCCTCGGATTCCGCATCACCGACATCATGTTCGCCGGTACGGACGAGGAGCTGAAGCAGACCAAGGTCACCCAACCCGCCGTGTTCCTCCACTCGGTCATCATGGCCAAGGCGCTGGGTGTGAAGCCCGATGCCGTCGCCGGACACTCCCTGGGCGAGTTCTCGGCCCTCGTGGTTGCGGGAGCCCTCTCGTTCGAAGACGGACTGAAACTCGTTTCGAAGCGTGCCATGGCCATGCAGGCCGCCTGCGAGGCCCAGCCCGGCACGATGGCCGCCATTCTCGGTCTGGAAGACAGCGCAGTCGAGGAGATCTGCGCATCGGTCGATGGCGTGGTCGTCGCCGCCAACTACAACTGCCCGGGCCAGCTGGTCATCTCGGGAGCCGTGGAGGCCGTAGAGGCCGCCTGTGAGAAAGCCAAGGCCGCAGGCGCCCGCCGCGCCCTGCGTCTGCCCGTGGGCGGCGCGTTCCACTCGCCGCTGATGGAGCCCGCCAAGCAGGAGCTCGAAAAGGCCATCTCCGAGGCGCCGTTCCAGACGCCCGTGTGCCCGATCTATCAGAACGTGGATGCCAAACCCTACACCGATCCCGCCGCCATCAAGGCCAACCTGATCGCCCAGCTGACGGCCCCCGTGCGCTGGACCTACATCGTCAAGAACATGCTGGCCGACGGCGTGACGGAATTCACCGAACTCGGCCCCGGCACCGTCCTGCAAGGTCTCATCCGCAAGGTGGACGCAAATGCCGCCGTGGAGTCGAAATCGACCTTATAG
- a CDS encoding L-rhamnose isomerase — protein MKTEQIQQTYEVAKARYADLGIDTEAALAALQKISLSLHCWQADDVTGFENQGGDLTGGIQATGNYPGKARNIEELRADILKAKSFIPGKHRLNLHEIYGEFGGEFIDRDRVEPKHFQGWIDWAKQNGMKLDFNSTSFSHPKSGSLSLSNPDPEIRSFWIEHTKRCRAIAEEMGKAQGDPCIMNVWVHDGSKDLTVNRMKYRELLKDSLDKIFEQKYDNMKDCIESKVFGIGLESYTVGSNDFYIGYGTSRGKIVTLDTGHFHPTEIVADKLSSLLLFIPEVMLHVSRPVRWDSDHVTIMNDETQELMKEIVRCDALDRVHIGLDYFDASINRIGAYVVGSRATQKCLMQALLEPLAKLREYEANGQGFERLALLEESKSMPWNAVWDMFCLRNNVPVGEEFIAEIQKYEREVTSKRA, from the coding sequence ATGAAAACCGAACAGATTCAACAGACCTACGAGGTCGCAAAAGCACGCTATGCCGATCTGGGCATCGACACCGAAGCCGCGCTCGCCGCTTTACAGAAAATATCCCTCTCGCTCCACTGCTGGCAGGCGGACGACGTGACGGGCTTCGAGAACCAGGGCGGCGACCTCACAGGCGGCATCCAGGCCACGGGCAACTACCCCGGCAAGGCCCGCAACATCGAGGAGCTGCGTGCCGACATCCTCAAAGCCAAGTCGTTCATCCCCGGCAAACACCGCCTGAACCTCCACGAGATCTACGGCGAATTCGGCGGCGAATTCATCGACCGCGACCGGGTGGAGCCCAAACACTTCCAGGGCTGGATCGACTGGGCGAAGCAGAACGGCATGAAGCTCGACTTCAACTCCACGTCGTTCTCGCACCCCAAGAGCGGCAGCCTCTCGCTGTCGAACCCCGATCCCGAAATCCGCAGCTTCTGGATCGAGCACACCAAGCGCTGCCGCGCCATCGCCGAGGAGATGGGCAAGGCGCAGGGCGATCCCTGCATCATGAACGTCTGGGTGCACGACGGCTCGAAAGACCTCACGGTCAACCGCATGAAATACCGGGAGCTTCTGAAAGACTCGCTCGACAAGATCTTCGAGCAGAAATACGACAACATGAAGGACTGCATCGAATCGAAGGTCTTCGGCATCGGGCTGGAGAGCTACACCGTGGGTTCGAACGACTTCTACATCGGCTACGGCACCTCGCGCGGCAAGATCGTGACCCTCGACACGGGCCACTTCCACCCCACGGAGATCGTCGCCGACAAGCTCTCGTCGCTGCTGCTGTTCATCCCCGAGGTGATGCTGCACGTCTCGCGTCCCGTGCGCTGGGACTCGGACCACGTGACGATCATGAACGACGAGACGCAGGAGCTCATGAAGGAGATCGTGCGCTGCGACGCCCTCGACCGCGTGCACATCGGTCTGGACTACTTCGACGCCTCGATCAACCGCATCGGCGCCTATGTCGTCGGCTCGCGCGCCACGCAGAAGTGCCTGATGCAGGCCCTGCTGGAACCGCTGGCCAAACTGCGCGAATACGAGGCCAACGGACAGGGCTTCGAGCGTCTGGCGCTGCTCGAAGAGTCGAAGTCGATGCCCTGGAACGCCGTGTGGGACATGTTCTGCCTGCGCAACAACGTGCCCGTCGGCGAGGAGTTCATCGCCGAAATCCAGAAATACGAACGCGAGGTCACCTCGAAACGCGCGTAA
- the rhaT gene encoding L-rhamnose/proton symporter RhaT, with the protein MEILIGLLIIAVGSFGQSSSYVPIKKVREWSWESFWLVQGIFAWLVFPLLGALIAVPEGGSLFTLLGEGGALKAVVYGALWGVGGLTFGLSMRYLGVALGQSISLGTCSAFGTLLPALFAGTDLLHGQGLVLLLGVCVTLAGIAVIGYAGSLRAADMTEEEKRAAIKDFALTKGLAVALLAGVMSACFALGLDAGAPIKAAAAAQGVDPLYAGLPVILLVTLGGFLTNAAYCIWQNVRNRTAGEYFGVRGSVLVNNLLFCALAGVLWYSQFFGLEMGKSFLTGSPVILAFSWSILMSLNVIFSNVWGILLKEWKGCDGRTLATLAAGLAILLFSIFFPSLFQ; encoded by the coding sequence ATGGAGATACTCATCGGATTGCTGATCATCGCCGTCGGCAGCTTCGGACAGTCGAGCTCCTACGTCCCGATCAAAAAAGTCAGGGAGTGGAGCTGGGAAAGTTTCTGGCTCGTGCAGGGAATTTTCGCCTGGCTGGTCTTCCCGCTGCTGGGGGCCCTGATCGCCGTGCCCGAGGGCGGCTCGCTCTTCACCCTGCTGGGTGAGGGCGGCGCCCTCAAGGCCGTTGTATACGGGGCCCTGTGGGGCGTCGGCGGCCTGACGTTCGGACTCTCGATGCGCTACCTCGGGGTGGCGCTCGGGCAGTCGATCTCACTGGGCACCTGCTCGGCCTTCGGAACGCTCCTCCCGGCGCTGTTCGCCGGCACGGACCTCCTGCACGGGCAGGGGCTCGTCCTGCTGCTGGGCGTCTGCGTGACCCTCGCCGGCATCGCCGTGATCGGCTACGCCGGGTCGCTGCGCGCCGCCGACATGACCGAAGAGGAGAAACGCGCCGCGATCAAGGATTTCGCGCTGACCAAGGGCCTCGCCGTGGCGCTGCTGGCCGGCGTGATGAGCGCCTGCTTCGCACTGGGCCTCGACGCAGGGGCCCCGATCAAGGCCGCGGCCGCGGCGCAGGGCGTCGATCCGCTCTACGCGGGGCTTCCGGTCATCCTGCTCGTCACCCTGGGCGGCTTCCTGACCAATGCCGCCTACTGCATCTGGCAGAACGTCCGCAACCGCACCGCCGGAGAGTATTTCGGCGTGCGGGGTTCGGTGCTGGTCAACAACCTGCTGTTCTGTGCTTTGGCCGGCGTGCTGTGGTACTCGCAGTTCTTCGGCCTGGAGATGGGCAAGAGCTTCCTCACCGGATCGCCCGTCATTCTGGCCTTCTCGTGGAGCATCCTGATGTCGCTCAACGTCATCTTCTCGAACGTCTGGGGCATCCTGCTCAAAGAGTGGAAAGGCTGCGACGGCCGCACGCTGGCGACGCTCGCCGCCGGACTTGCGATCCTGCTCTTCTCGATCTTCTTCCCTTCGCTATTCCAATAA
- a CDS encoding AraC family transcriptional regulator: MKPVNNHKYLVSSEKDQTWGITVDTVGSESVAAGYETYPPRVGHPSGFYFDVGKGRVLESYQLLYITSGRGSFYGPDRKRIGIGAGDMVLLRPNRWHSYMPDRETGWHEYWIGFRGPNIDARFRNDFFDDSREVFRVGVREEITALYDKAIEVAENERSSYQQYLAGIANLLLGMTMYYHANHQFVSLDVVRQIDRARRIMREELYANISPDEVARRVNMSYSWFRKMFRDYTNISPARYMQELRLQEACRLLSGTAMSIKEIAFRLNYGDASYFSNMFRRHLRMTPVEYRRRFGVGSDGFCADVVGNEA; this comes from the coding sequence ATGAAACCTGTGAACAATCATAAGTACTTGGTGAGCAGCGAAAAGGACCAGACGTGGGGCATCACGGTCGATACTGTGGGCAGCGAGTCCGTCGCCGCCGGCTACGAGACCTATCCTCCGCGGGTCGGACACCCCTCTGGTTTCTATTTTGACGTTGGAAAAGGGCGTGTTCTGGAGAGCTACCAGCTGCTCTATATCACCTCGGGCCGCGGCTCGTTCTACGGGCCCGACCGCAAGCGCATCGGCATCGGCGCCGGGGACATGGTGCTGCTGCGCCCCAACCGCTGGCACAGCTACATGCCCGACCGCGAAACGGGGTGGCACGAGTACTGGATCGGCTTCCGCGGCCCGAACATCGACGCGCGCTTCCGCAACGACTTCTTCGACGACAGCCGCGAGGTGTTCCGCGTGGGGGTCCGCGAGGAGATCACGGCCCTTTACGACAAGGCCATCGAGGTAGCCGAAAACGAACGCTCCTCCTACCAGCAATATCTCGCCGGCATCGCCAACCTGCTGCTGGGCATGACGATGTACTACCATGCGAATCACCAGTTCGTGTCGCTGGACGTGGTGAGGCAGATCGACCGCGCGCGGCGCATCATGCGCGAGGAGCTTTACGCCAACATTTCGCCCGACGAGGTGGCCCGGCGGGTGAACATGAGTTATTCGTGGTTCCGCAAGATGTTCCGCGACTACACGAACATCTCTCCGGCTCGTTACATGCAGGAACTGCGGTTGCAGGAGGCTTGCCGCCTGTTGTCGGGAACGGCCATGAGCATCAAGGAGATCGCCTTCCGGCTCAATTACGGCGACGCCTCCTATTTTTCCAACATGTTCCGCCGCCATCTGCGGATGACTCCCGTCGAGTACCGCCGCCGCTTCGGCGTCGGCAGCGACGGCTTCTGTGCGGATGTTGTCGGGAATGAAGCCTGA
- the rhaD gene encoding rhamnulose-1-phosphate aldolase, whose translation MKSILENRPELAQRVAEVAEVAGYLWQKGWAERNGGNITVNVTAYADDEIRSMAPISDPVPFGMTLPHLKGCYFFCKGTNRRMRDLARRPMENGSVIRILDDCASYEIVADNPVKPTSELASHLAMHDQMIASGNGYTAAVHTHPIDLVAMTHNPAFLAKDVLTNLLWSMIPETRAFCPKGLGIVPYKMPSSTELAEATIEQLREYDVVMWEKHGVCAVGPDIMEAFDQIDVLSKSAQIYLTAKSMGFEPTGTTQEQMDELKRAFNL comes from the coding sequence ATGAAATCAATCCTCGAAAACCGTCCCGAACTGGCCCAGCGGGTGGCCGAAGTCGCCGAAGTCGCCGGCTACCTCTGGCAGAAAGGCTGGGCCGAACGCAACGGCGGCAACATCACGGTCAACGTCACGGCCTATGCCGACGACGAGATCCGTTCGATGGCCCCGATCAGCGATCCGGTTCCGTTCGGCATGACGCTACCACACCTCAAAGGGTGCTATTTCTTCTGCAAGGGCACCAACCGCCGCATGCGCGACCTGGCGCGGCGGCCGATGGAAAACGGTTCGGTGATCCGCATCCTCGACGACTGCGCGTCGTACGAAATCGTCGCCGACAACCCCGTGAAGCCCACCTCCGAGCTGGCTTCGCACCTGGCGATGCACGACCAGATGATCGCCTCGGGCAATGGCTACACCGCCGCCGTCCACACCCACCCGATCGACCTCGTGGCCATGACCCACAACCCGGCATTCCTCGCTAAGGACGTGCTGACGAACCTCCTGTGGTCGATGATTCCCGAGACGCGGGCCTTCTGTCCCAAGGGTCTCGGCATCGTGCCTTACAAGATGCCGAGTTCCACCGAGCTGGCCGAGGCCACCATCGAACAGCTTCGGGAATACGACGTGGTGATGTGGGAGAAGCACGGCGTCTGCGCCGTGGGTCCCGACATCATGGAGGCTTTCGACCAGATCGACGTGCTTTCGAAATCGGCGCAGATCTATCTGACTGCCAAGTCGATGGGATTCGAGCCGACGGGCACCACCCAGGAACAGATGGACGAACTCAAACGAGCTTTCAACCTCTGA
- a CDS encoding DUF4465 domain-containing protein encodes MKRFLVTPPLILLAALAFVGCDDDNDGPQIQTIGFEQAALGTDGFIWGKDQATEQDDTDYSGSPIKSNIYYGPVYTEKEAKVYTYYSDYGHTYETWNGFVISNHTDKKTEGYTNDKSVYADGGANGSAQFAAAYYAAWTPENRGVPTIEFATAVAPVSVAVANMTYLYLYFEGTTPAALVDVKVVITGYNSSAKTGEVTVMLVDKASETVKSGWETVDLSSLGTVTSLTFALSTTDSMCPTYFAIDNLTYEK; translated from the coding sequence ATGAAAAGATTTCTTGTTACCCCCCCCCTTATCTTATTGGCCGCACTGGCTTTCGTAGGCTGCGACGATGACAACGACGGACCGCAGATTCAGACGATAGGATTCGAACAGGCCGCTTTGGGCACTGACGGCTTCATCTGGGGCAAGGACCAGGCTACGGAGCAGGACGATACGGACTATTCGGGAAGTCCCATTAAATCGAATATTTATTACGGTCCGGTTTACACGGAGAAAGAGGCCAAGGTTTATACCTATTATTCGGATTACGGCCATACCTACGAAACGTGGAACGGTTTCGTGATCTCGAATCACACGGACAAGAAGACCGAAGGTTACACCAACGACAAGAGCGTTTATGCCGACGGAGGCGCCAACGGTTCGGCGCAGTTCGCAGCGGCCTATTATGCGGCTTGGACGCCGGAAAATAGGGGAGTCCCTACGATTGAGTTCGCCACCGCCGTGGCTCCCGTTTCGGTCGCCGTGGCCAATATGACCTATCTGTACCTCTATTTTGAGGGGACTACGCCGGCTGCGCTCGTTGATGTGAAAGTCGTCATTACGGGCTATAACAGCAGTGCTAAAACGGGTGAAGTTACCGTCATGCTTGTTGACAAGGCTTCGGAAACGGTGAAGTCGGGTTGGGAGACGGTCGATCTGTCGTCGCTCGGAACGGTGACTTCGCTGACCTTCGCATTATCGACGACCGATTCTATGTGTCCGACTTATTTTGCCATTGACAACCTGACCTACGAGAAGTAG
- a CDS encoding family 78 glycoside hydrolase catalytic domain, with protein MNVANLRTAGRWLALYCLPLLAGSCGKRPAIADMRCEYLASPISVDTPSPRFTWTYEDADAFVQAGYRLCVATAPEKLDLPDIWNSGEIAGSRPFAAMPDGGLLVSRTPYYWRVEAWDAGGRRIVSPVAEFETALMETSEWQARWITDAHDKDFVPAPMLRRAFAVRSGVERARLYVSAAAYAKMSLNGEPVSGNLLDPGYTHYDKRNLYAVHDVTDRLREGENVLSAVLGNGFYNAIQPVATWSFEVARWRGRARMICELHIDYADGTHEVVCSDGSWRTTADGPYLSNNIYSGDVYDARREIPGWDRPGFDDSAWAQAVEVAAPSPLLKAQSMPAVRATCETEPVGVRSFGDTIWVFDFGVNLTGLCRLEIEGERGTQITMTHGEFVQPSGRIEMRNLDIYYKPLPGYDFQTDTYILKGEGRETWTPDFTYHGFQYVELRSSAPVKLDKTSLTARFMHTDVSSVGKFSCSNGLFNRIWEMTRRTYLNNLTSIPTDCPQREKNGWTADGYLAMDLALLNYDGMAFYEKWLDDFIDNQNEAGRLAGIIPTAGWGYDDWIGPVWDASAFIIPYTLYNYYGDLRPVEKMWPVCERYLEYLATREEADGGVTYGIGDWVFYRTQTPTDYTSTCFYYYDNVLMARFAELLGRDGERYARKAAQLRELINTKYYDAEKGLYANGSQAAQGVALYLGIVPESDAQRVADNLARMIADNDYFLDFGTIGSKTVLRMLTRYGHVETAYKMASQTEGPSWGWWVSQGFTTLAETWMLSPEWRDASINHVFLGDVAAWYVNDLAGINFDPADPGFGHIVIAPHFVEALDWAAASYDSVRGEICSEWRRCGGCVTLKVTIPANTTADIRVGGEIVATVSGGVHEFTF; from the coding sequence ATGAATGTTGCAAATCTCCGAACCGCCGGACGCTGGCTCGCGCTGTACTGCCTGCCGCTGCTGGCGGGTTCCTGCGGGAAGCGTCCCGCGATCGCCGACATGCGCTGCGAATATCTCGCTTCGCCGATCTCGGTGGACACTCCGTCGCCCCGCTTTACCTGGACTTATGAAGATGCCGATGCGTTCGTGCAGGCCGGTTACCGCCTCTGTGTGGCTACGGCGCCCGAGAAACTGGACCTTCCCGACATCTGGAATTCCGGGGAGATCGCCGGCAGCCGTCCTTTTGCCGCGATGCCCGACGGCGGACTGCTTGTCTCGCGGACCCCTTATTACTGGCGGGTCGAAGCGTGGGACGCCGGCGGCCGGCGGATCGTATCGCCCGTTGCGGAGTTCGAAACCGCCCTGATGGAGACCTCCGAATGGCAGGCCCGCTGGATCACCGATGCCCATGACAAGGATTTCGTCCCCGCGCCGATGCTGCGGCGGGCGTTCGCCGTGCGGTCGGGCGTCGAGCGCGCCCGGCTCTATGTGAGCGCCGCGGCCTATGCGAAAATGAGCCTGAACGGTGAACCCGTTTCGGGAAATCTCCTCGACCCGGGTTACACCCATTACGACAAGCGCAATCTCTATGCCGTGCACGACGTTACGGACCGGCTCCGCGAGGGCGAGAATGTCCTTTCGGCGGTGCTGGGCAACGGGTTTTACAATGCCATCCAGCCCGTCGCCACGTGGAGTTTCGAGGTGGCCCGCTGGCGCGGACGTGCGCGGATGATCTGCGAACTGCACATCGACTATGCCGACGGTACGCACGAGGTCGTCTGCTCCGACGGTTCGTGGCGCACGACGGCCGACGGTCCTTACCTCTCGAACAACATTTACAGCGGCGACGTTTACGACGCCCGCAGGGAGATTCCCGGCTGGGACCGTCCCGGATTCGACGATTCGGCGTGGGCGCAGGCCGTCGAAGTCGCGGCCCCTTCACCGTTGCTGAAAGCCCAGTCGATGCCCGCTGTTCGGGCCACGTGCGAGACGGAGCCCGTCGGGGTTCGTTCGTTCGGCGACACGATTTGGGTGTTCGATTTCGGCGTCAACCTTACGGGCCTCTGCCGCTTGGAGATCGAGGGCGAGCGCGGCACGCAGATCACAATGACCCACGGCGAATTCGTGCAGCCTTCGGGGCGCATCGAGATGCGCAATCTCGATATTTACTATAAGCCCCTGCCGGGTTACGATTTCCAGACTGACACCTATATTTTGAAAGGCGAAGGCCGCGAGACGTGGACGCCCGATTTCACCTACCACGGATTCCAGTATGTGGAACTGCGGTCGAGCGCCCCGGTGAAACTCGACAAGACGAGCCTCACGGCGCGTTTCATGCACACCGATGTATCTTCGGTCGGGAAATTCTCCTGCTCGAACGGGCTGTTCAACCGCATTTGGGAGATGACGCGCCGGACCTATCTCAACAACCTCACGTCGATTCCCACGGACTGCCCCCAGCGCGAGAAGAACGGCTGGACGGCCGACGGCTATCTGGCCATGGACCTGGCGCTGCTCAACTACGACGGAATGGCCTTCTATGAGAAGTGGCTCGACGATTTCATCGACAACCAGAACGAGGCCGGACGCCTTGCGGGCATCATTCCCACGGCCGGGTGGGGGTACGATGACTGGATCGGCCCGGTGTGGGACGCTTCGGCCTTCATCATCCCCTACACGCTTTACAACTATTACGGCGACCTGCGTCCCGTCGAGAAGATGTGGCCCGTCTGCGAGCGTTACCTCGAATACCTCGCCACGCGCGAGGAGGCCGACGGCGGCGTGACCTACGGCATCGGCGACTGGGTTTTCTACCGAACGCAGACTCCGACCGACTACACCTCGACCTGTTTCTATTACTACGACAACGTGCTGATGGCCCGTTTCGCCGAACTGCTGGGCCGCGACGGCGAGCGTTATGCCCGCAAGGCCGCACAGCTGCGTGAACTGATCAACACGAAATACTACGACGCTGAAAAGGGCCTTTATGCCAACGGTTCGCAGGCCGCGCAGGGTGTGGCGCTTTATCTGGGCATCGTTCCCGAAAGCGACGCGCAGCGCGTGGCCGACAACCTCGCCCGCATGATCGCCGATAACGATTATTTCCTCGATTTCGGGACCATCGGCAGCAAGACGGTGCTGCGTATGCTCACTCGCTACGGGCATGTCGAGACAGCTTATAAAATGGCCTCTCAGACCGAGGGCCCTTCGTGGGGCTGGTGGGTCAGCCAGGGCTTCACGACGCTGGCCGAGACGTGGATGCTCTCGCCCGAGTGGCGCGACGCCTCGATCAATCATGTTTTCCTGGGCGATGTCGCCGCGTGGTATGTCAACGACCTGGCGGGCATCAATTTCGATCCGGCGGACCCCGGGTTCGGACACATCGTCATCGCTCCTCATTTCGTCGAGGCACTCGACTGGGCAGCGGCTTCCTACGACTCGGTGCGCGGTGAAATCTGCTCGGAGTGGCGGCGGTGCGGCGGCTGCGTGACGCTGAAAGTCACCATTCCGGCCAATACGACGGCCGACATCCGGGTCGGCGGAGAGATCGTCGCTACGGTGTCCGGCGGCGTTCACGAATTTACCTTCTGA
- a CDS encoding rhamnulokinase has protein sequence MQPKHFVAFDLGATSGRTILGSLRDGELVLKELTRFPNTILPLGGHYYWNIFSLYEHLCEGLRAAAREGVEIASVGIDTWGVDFAFVGKDGSLLGLPYAYRDPHTDGAPEEYFSKVLPREEVYGATGIQIMQFNSLYQLYAMQRDRSSQLAAAERLLFMPDALSYLLTGEMVTEYTIASTSQLLNPRTKRIEARLLEKMGLSPELFPPIVMPGHRIGTLRAELAAACGLPQLPVIAVAGHDTASAVAAVPAADERFAYLSSGTWSLMGIEVREPFINELTERYNFTNEGGVEGTTRLLKNITGMWILEQCLRKWKDEGRDYTYPEIVKMATGAAPFRTMIDPDDASFAAPGDMPAAIRAYCERTGQPAPGDDSAMIRAIFESLALKYRFVLDRFRSLAPFEIERLHVIGGGSKNALLNQFTADSLGIPVTAGPSEATAVGNIMLQARAAGCVGTLQEMRTLIARCIPVEEFTPGDTAAWDAAYTRFMTIVK, from the coding sequence ATGCAACCCAAACACTTCGTCGCCTTCGACCTGGGGGCCACCAGCGGCCGCACCATTCTCGGCTCGCTCCGGGACGGAGAGCTCGTCCTCAAGGAACTGACCCGTTTCCCGAATACCATCCTGCCGCTGGGCGGACATTATTACTGGAATATCTTTTCGCTCTACGAACACCTTTGCGAGGGACTGCGCGCCGCCGCCCGCGAAGGGGTCGAAATCGCCTCGGTCGGCATCGACACCTGGGGCGTCGATTTCGCCTTCGTCGGCAAGGACGGCTCGCTGCTGGGACTCCCCTACGCCTACCGCGACCCGCACACCGACGGCGCCCCCGAGGAGTATTTCTCCAAGGTGCTGCCCCGGGAGGAGGTCTACGGCGCGACGGGCATCCAGATCATGCAATTCAATTCGCTCTACCAGCTCTACGCCATGCAGCGCGACCGTTCGTCGCAGCTGGCCGCCGCCGAGCGGCTGCTCTTCATGCCCGACGCCCTGTCGTATCTGCTCACCGGGGAGATGGTCACCGAATACACCATCGCCTCGACCTCGCAGCTGCTGAATCCCCGCACGAAGCGCATCGAAGCGCGTCTGCTGGAGAAAATGGGCCTTTCGCCCGAACTCTTCCCCCCGATCGTGATGCCGGGCCACCGGATCGGCACGCTCCGCGCCGAACTGGCCGCCGCCTGCGGACTTCCGCAGCTTCCCGTGATCGCCGTGGCGGGCCACGACACCGCGTCGGCCGTCGCCGCCGTACCGGCCGCCGACGAACGTTTCGCCTACCTCTCGTCGGGCACGTGGTCGCTCATGGGCATCGAGGTCCGCGAACCCTTCATCAACGAGCTGACCGAACGCTACAACTTCACCAACGAAGGCGGCGTGGAGGGTACGACCCGCCTGCTGAAGAACATCACGGGCATGTGGATTCTGGAACAATGCCTCAGAAAATGGAAGGACGAGGGCCGCGACTACACCTATCCCGAGATCGTGAAGATGGCCACCGGAGCCGCACCGTTCCGCACGATGATCGACCCCGACGACGCCTCGTTCGCCGCTCCGGGCGACATGCCTGCGGCGATCCGCGCCTACTGCGAACGCACGGGGCAGCCCGCGCCCGGCGACGACAGCGCCATGATCCGCGCCATCTTCGAAAGCCTCGCGCTCAAATACCGCTTCGTCCTCGACCGTTTCCGCTCGCTGGCGCCGTTCGAAATCGAACGCCTCCACGTCATCGGCGGCGGCTCGAAAAACGCCCTGCTGAACCAGTTCACGGCCGACTCGCTCGGAATTCCCGTGACGGCGGGCCCCTCGGAAGCCACGGCCGTGGGCAATATCATGCTTCAGGCCCGCGCCGCAGGATGCGTCGGCACGTTGCAGGAGATGCGCACGCTGATCGCCCGCTGCATCCCCGTCGAGGAGTTCACCCCGGGCGACACCGCCGCATGGGATGCCGCCTACACCCGCTTCATGACAATCGTAAAATAA